A section of the Mangifera indica cultivar Alphonso chromosome 12, CATAS_Mindica_2.1, whole genome shotgun sequence genome encodes:
- the LOC123193603 gene encoding serine/arginine-rich SC35-like splicing factor SCL30 isoform X1 → MRRYSPPHYSPPRRGYGGRGRSPPRRGYGGGGGGGGGYGRRKEQNQGSLLVRNIPLDCRPEELRIPFERFGLVRDVYIPKDYYTGEPRGFAFVQFVDPYDASEAQYHMNGKRFAGREISVVVAAETRKRPEDMRQRARVSGGSGYNGPRSSYYGRSRSRSVSRSRSPRHPQGSRGHYHSRSYSPTSRQHEHYSVSPRRHAELPRSPRGPPQERGVKYTRRAYSPAYDDAADPNHGNDYGEKSLYDGSRAHWRSPPGGGASGSPSGSRSRSAELSPRHGR, encoded by the exons ATGAGAAGGTACAGCCCACCACACTATAGCCCTCCTAGGAGAGGATACGGAGGTAGAGGAAGAAGCCCTCCGAGAAGGGGatatggtggtggtggtggtggtggtggaggttATGGAAGACGCAAGGAGCAGAACCAGGGAAGCCTTTTGGTTCGAAATATTCCTCTTGATTGCAG GCCAGAAGAACTTCGAATTCCATTTGAGAGATTCGGGCTTGTTAGGGATGTCTACATTCCCAAGGATTATTACACTGG TGAACCTCGAGGGTTTGCTTTTGTGCAATTTGTGGATCCTTATGATGCCTCAGAAGCTCAGTACCACATGAATGGGAAGCGTTTTGCTGGAAGGGAAATATCTGTTGTTGTTGCTGCAGAGACAAGGAAAAGACCAGAGGATATGCGCCAGAGAGCTAGGGTCAG TGGAGGGTCAGGCTACAATGGACCACGGTCATCTTATTATG GACGTTCTCGGTCACGTTCAGTATCCCGTTCACGCTCCCCTCGACATCCTCAAGGTTCTAGAGGTCATTATCACTCAAG GTCCTACTCTCCTACCTCAAGACAACATGAACATTACTCTGTTTCTCCAAGAAGACATGCTGAACTCCCAAGATCACCTAGAGGTCCTCCACAAGAGAGAGGTGTAAAATACACTCGCAGGGCATATTCTCCAGCTTATGATGATGCTGCTGATCCAAACCATGGCAATGATTATGGCGA GAAATCTCTCTATGACGGATCCCGGGCTCATTGGAGGTCTCCACCAGGTGGTGGAGCATCAGGGTCACCGTCTGGTTCTAGATCTAGATCTGCGGAACTGTCTCCTAGACACGGCAGATAA
- the LOC123193603 gene encoding serine/arginine-rich SC35-like splicing factor SCL30 isoform X2, with protein MRRYSPPHYSPPRRGYGGRGRSPPRRGYGGGGGGGGGYGRRKEQNQGSLLVRNIPLDCRPEELRIPFERFGLVRDVYIPKDYYTGEPRGFAFVQFVDPYDASEAQYHMNGKRFAGREISVVVAAETRKRPEDMRQRARVSGGSGYNGPRSSYYGRSRSRSVSRSRSPRHPQGSRGHYHSRSYSPTSRQHEHYSVSPRRHAELPRSPRGPPQERGVKYTRRAYSPAYDDAADPNHGNDYGE; from the exons ATGAGAAGGTACAGCCCACCACACTATAGCCCTCCTAGGAGAGGATACGGAGGTAGAGGAAGAAGCCCTCCGAGAAGGGGatatggtggtggtggtggtggtggtggaggttATGGAAGACGCAAGGAGCAGAACCAGGGAAGCCTTTTGGTTCGAAATATTCCTCTTGATTGCAG GCCAGAAGAACTTCGAATTCCATTTGAGAGATTCGGGCTTGTTAGGGATGTCTACATTCCCAAGGATTATTACACTGG TGAACCTCGAGGGTTTGCTTTTGTGCAATTTGTGGATCCTTATGATGCCTCAGAAGCTCAGTACCACATGAATGGGAAGCGTTTTGCTGGAAGGGAAATATCTGTTGTTGTTGCTGCAGAGACAAGGAAAAGACCAGAGGATATGCGCCAGAGAGCTAGGGTCAG TGGAGGGTCAGGCTACAATGGACCACGGTCATCTTATTATG GACGTTCTCGGTCACGTTCAGTATCCCGTTCACGCTCCCCTCGACATCCTCAAGGTTCTAGAGGTCATTATCACTCAAG GTCCTACTCTCCTACCTCAAGACAACATGAACATTACTCTGTTTCTCCAAGAAGACATGCTGAACTCCCAAGATCACCTAGAGGTCCTCCACAAGAGAGAGGTGTAAAATACACTCGCAGGGCATATTCTCCAGCTTATGATGATGCTGCTGATCCAAACCATGGCAATGATTATGGCGAGTAA
- the LOC123192434 gene encoding 16 kDa phloem protein 1, with protein MLYSLEKNYHHFIFTRERERMATGLLEVHLVNAKGLTDTDFLGNIDPYVVMQYKGQERKSSVAQGQGGIPTWNEKFTFRVEYPGGGGQYKLILKIMDKDTFSPDDFLGEATIYMEDFLSIGMENGSAELHPRKYNVVQADGTYCGEIQVGLTLTRQYEQATERDFGGWKESDVS; from the exons ATGCTGTACTcacttgaaaaaaattatcatcattttattttcaccagagagagagagagaatggcTACTGGGTTACTGGAGGTTCATCTTGTTAATGCTAAAGGCCTTACTGACACCGATTTCTTAG GTAATATTGATCCTTATGTTGTGATGCAATACAAAGGCCAAGAGCGCAAAAGTAGCGTGGCCCAAG GACAGGGCGGTATTCCTACCTGGAACGAAAAATTTACATTCAGGGTGGAGTATCCAGGAGGTGGTGGCCAGTACAAGCTCATTCTTAAAATTATGGACAAGGACACCTTCAGTCCCGATGATTTCCTTGGTGAAGCCAC AATCTACATGGAGGATTTTTTGTCCATAGGAATGGAAAATGGAAGTGCCGAATTACATCCTCGCAAATATAACGTAGTTCAAGCTGATGGAACTTATTGTGGAGAGATTCAAGTCGGTCTCACTTTGACCCGCCAG TATGAGCAGGCAACTGAAAGGGACTTTGGAGGCTGGAAAGAAAGTGATGTGTCATAA
- the LOC123192984 gene encoding uncharacterized protein LOC123192984, translated as MTKFEDFLMQQSDEKQERTELEEEVEKLQDELDGELTLNKVLQCALDGPVISHPLLSSLLPPQVHALLSELAMVEEEIVWLERKVEEMKMRLYHEKKLTKEWRLLRSEAEKQQRRLQRANHLLCRPENSSMLNKDLQVGTRSQNYDEFSTRRMKSRRASVGSEIEILSMSSTASPEIYEKSKGHTSRIPKHCSIDKTGNENPNSLSEELIKCLIGIFLDMNQAAQDTEGSAIVPKLSLSCMNSKGFISKNASSLDPYGILPDLDGSIRDIGPYKNLIQITRSSLDINRFTECLSAVRKLRVLMHKLSNVDLTFLTYKQKLAFWINIYNSCIMHAFLEHGLPSTQEKLLALMNKAALNVGGIVLNALAIEHFILRHPCESASEPTYQKEMLLRHAYGLGYPEPNLTFALCRGSWSSPALRVYTPKEVVNELERAKVEYLEASVGVTNKRKIVVPKLLQWHMKDFADDIDSLLEWIYSQLPRSGSLKRLMMECLNGEVKSPSTKIIETQPYEFEFRYLLPL; from the exons ATGACGAAATTTGAAGACTTCTTGATGCAGCAAAGTGATGAGAAGCAGGAAAGAACTGAGCTTGAAGAAGAGGTTGAGAAATTGCAAGATGAATTAGATGGAGAATTGACGCTTAACAAAGTTTTGCAGTGTGCACTTGATGGGCCTGTTATTTCACATCCTCTTCTTTCCTCACTGCTTCCACCTCAG GTTCATGCGCTTCTTTCAGAGTTGGCAATGGTGGAGGAAGAAATAGTGTGGCTTGAGAGGAAAGttgaagaaatgaaaatgagacTGTatcatgaaaagaaattgaCTAAGGAATGGCGATTGCTGAGGTCAGAGGCAGAGAAGCAACAGAGGAGGCTGCAGCGGGCTAATCACTTGTTATGTAGGCCCGAAAATTCATCCATGCTCAATAAAGATCTCCAAGTTGGAACCAGGTCTCAAAACTATGATGAATTTTCAACAAGAAGAATGAAAAGTAGAAGGGCTTCTGTGGGTTCTGAAATAGAGATCTTAAGCATGTCTTCTACAGCTTCCCCCG AAATTTATGAGAAATCGAAGGGGCATACAAGTAGAATCCCAAAACATTGTTCCATTGATAAAACAGGCAATGAGAACCCAAATTCACTTTCAGAAGAACTGATCAAATGCCTAATAGGCATATTTCTAGACATGAACCAGGCGGCTCAAGACACAGAAGGATCTGCCATTGTGCCAAAACTTAGCCTCTCCTGCATGAATTCAAAAGGCTTCATATCAAAAAATGCATCAAGTCTTGATCCTTATGGCATATTACCAGATTTAGATGGTAGCATCAGAGACATAGGTCCATACAAGAACCTCATCCAAATCACAAGAAGCTCATTAGACATCAATCGATTCACAGAATGTTTATCCGCAGTCAGAAAATTAAG GGTTTTGATGCATAAATTATCCAATGTGGACTTGACATTCTTGACATACAAGCAGAAGCTAGCATTTTGGATCAACATCTACAATAGCTGCATAATGCAT GCGTTTTTAGAGCATGGGTTGCCTTCTACACAGGAGAAATTACTCGCACTTATGAACAAG GCTGCACTAAATGTAGGCGGTATAGTACTGAATGCACTGGCAATTGAGCACTTCATTCTTCGACATCCATGTGAATCAGCTTCT GAACCCACATACCAGAAGGAAATGCTGCTAAGGCATGCATATGGTTTGGGGTATCCAGAGCCAAATTTGACATTTGCTCTTTGCAGAGGCAGTTGGTCCTCTCCGGCC TTGAGAGTGTATACTCCAAAGGAAGTAGTGAATGAACTGGAAAGGGCAAAAGTGGAGTATTTGGAAGCTTCAGTGGGAGTTACAAATAAGAGAAAGATTGTGGTTCCAAAACTTCTGCAGTGGCACATGAAAGACTTTGCAGACGATATAGACTCACTGCTGGAATGGATTTACAGTCAATTGCCACGTTCTGGGTCACTGAAAAGATTGATGATGGAGTGCCTAAATGGAGAAGTTAAAAGTCCttcaacaaaaattattgaaaccCAACCTTACGAATTTGAGTTCCGGTACCTACTGCCCCTGTAA
- the LOC123192983 gene encoding AP3-complex subunit beta-A, which produces MRFSQTCSRFNSFSNESSVFQPTKRSPSPASFCCKLFAVNSVHLQEKPTNFYLSVDQNYKTEVNYYIMFPNFGTTADTLSKASTIVFRIGTDAHLYDDPEDVNIAPLLDSRFDSEKCEALKRLLALIAQGFDVSNFFPQVVKNVASQSLEVKKLVYLYLLHYAEKRPNEALLSINCFQKDLGDPNPLVRAWALRTMAGIRLHVIASLVLVAVGKCARDPSVYVRKCAANALPKLHDLHLEEHTSAIEEIVGILLTDHSPGVVGAAAAAFASVCPNNFSLIGRNYKKLCHILPDVEEWGQIILIGILLRHVIARHGLVKESIMFSVHHKENSHSGKDDSDGNFAIKDSGDISRVNVSELATMVSRSYIEGLDEYITRSSNSNRSSSDINGAQFTSSKSNDDVKILLQSTLPLLWSHNSAVVLAAAGVHWIMAPREDVKRIVKPLLFVLRSSNASKYVVLCNIQVFSKAMPNVFVPHYEDFFIVSSDSHQVKALKLEILSSIVTESSITSIFREFQDYIRDPDRRFAADTVAAIGLCAQRLPKMANTCVDGLLALTREEFLSSDGGSANEGASVLIQTIMSIKSIIKRHPASHEKVIIQLVRRLDSIKVPAARAMIIWMVGEYNSVGNIIPKMLATVLKYLAWCFSKEASETKLQILNTFIKVLSCAKGEDLCTFKRLFSYLIELAESDLNYDLRDRARFFKKLFSHNFSSQGLEEQTNSLPQMKDLSHLLAECFFRKQTKEAASEPINDRFYLPGSLSQIVLHAAPGYEPLPKPCSLPCDELSHFSNSNKGTTALGEEVTYSDSNGTDDPNTSGSLDEESASNYDSHQSLTGSSDHDDSDDSASEGDFNTHPLIQISDVGNASNSQNGASQSYSTDLGDLMVKKALESWLDEHPGSSNPSTSEKSQVRRSAARISIGNVGRQVKAKSYTLLDPANGNGMKLDYSFSSEISTISPSLVCLEVFFQNCSSESMLAINLVGDESNKAFDSVDQALAMAESDVPTIVPMEEIISLEPGQITNRILQVRFHHHLLPLKLTLSCNGKKIPVKLRPDIGYFIKPLPMDMETFIYKESRLPGMFEYARSCTFIDHIRVLSEDKGEGLLVKDKFLVLCESLALKMLSNANVVLVSVDMPVSANLDDASGLRLRFSSEILSNSITCLITLAVEGKCSEPLNVSVKVNCEETVFGLNLLNRIVNFLAEPSDPM; this is translated from the exons ATGAGATTCTCCCAAACCTGTTCAAGGTTCAATTCTTTCTCCAACGAGAGCTCGGTTTTCCAACCTACCAAACGGTCCCCATCTCCAGCTAGCTTCTGCTGCAAACTCTTCGCAGTTAACTCAGTCCATCTTCAGGAGAAACCAACAAACTTCTATCTTTCAGTCGATCAGAATTATAAGACAgaagtaaattattatataatgtttCCTAATTTTGGCACTACAGCAGACACGTTAAGCAAGGCATCGACAATAGTGTTCCGGATAGGTACGGACGCTCACTTGTACGACGATCCGGAAGATGTTAACATCGCGCCGTTACTTGACAGCAGATTTGATTCAGAGAAGTGCGAGGCTCTGAAGCGACTCCTCGCGCTCATTGCTCAGGGCTTCGATGTCTCCAACTTCTTTCCTCAG GTCGTAAAAAATGTGGCATCTCAGTCACTGGAAGTAAAGAAGCTGGTTTACTTGTACCTCCTGCATTATGCTGAGAA GCGTCCAAATGAAGCATTGTTATCTATCAATTGTTTCCAGAAGGATTTGGGGGATCCAAATCCATTAGTAAGGGCATGGGCACTTCGTACCATGGCTGGAATTCGTTTACATGTAATTGCATCTCTTGTTCTGGTGGCTGTGGGCAAGTGTGCTAGAGATCCATCTGTTTATGTCAGAAAATGTGCTGCCAATGCTCTTCCCAAATTGCATGATTTGCACCTTGAGGAACATACCTCTGCAATTGAAGAG ATTGTTGGAATTTTACTAACTGATCATTCCCCTGGAGTAGTTGGGGCTGCTGCCGCTGCCTTTGCTTCTGTTTGTCCCAATAATTTCTCTTTGATTGGTagaaactataaaaaattatgtcatatCCTTCCTGATGTGGAAGAGTGGGGTCAGATAATCTTGATTGGGATCCTTCTCCGTCATGTAATAGCAAGACATGGGCTTGTAAAAGAATCAATTATGTTTTCTGTTCATCATAAGGAGAATTCTCACTCTGGAAAGGATGATTCAGATGGAAATTTTGCTATAAAGGATAGTGGTGACATAAGTAGGGTAAATGTCTCTGAATTAGCAACTATGGTCTCAAGGTCATATATTGAAGGACTGGATGAATACATAACACGATCAAGTAACAGCAACAGGAGTTCCTCCGATATAAATGGAGCACAATTTACATCTAGCAAGAGTAATGATGATGTGAAGATTCTACTCCAGAGCACATTACCATTGCTATGGAGTCACAATAGTGCTGTGGTGCTTGCAGCAGCTGGTGTACACTGGATTATGGCTCCAAGGGAGGATGTCAAGAGAATTGTTAAGCCACTCTTGTTTGTCCTCAGATCATCTAATGCCTCAAAATATGTG GTCCTCTGCAACATTCAAGTGTTTTCTAAAGCAATGCCTAACGTCTTTGTGCCGCACTATGAAGACTTCTTCATAGTTTCTTCTGATTCACATCAAGTTAAGGCATTGAAACTTGAGATACTGTCTTCTATTGTTACTGAGTCATCCATTACATCCATTTTTAGAGAGTTTCAG GATTATATTAGAGATCCAGACCGGAGATTTGCTGCTGATACTGTTGCTGCTATAGGCTTATGTGCACAACGACTTCCAAAAATGGCAAACACATGTGTGGATGGGCTTTTAGCTCTAACTAGAGAGG AATTTTTGTCTAGTGATGGTGGGTCTGCAAATGAAGGTGCAAGTGTTTTAATTCAAACAATCATGTCCATTAAATCAATCATAAAGCGACATCCAGCCTCTCATGAGAAG gTTATTATTCAGTTGGTCCGTAGATTGGATTCAATCAAGGTTCCTGCTGCACGTGCTATGATTATTTGGATGGTGGGAGAGTACAATTCTGTAGGGAACATAATTCCAAAGATGTTAGCCACAGTACTCAAGTATCTTGCTTGGTGCTTTTCAAAGGAGGCATCAGAAACAAAGCTTCAGATTCTCAATACTTTTATTAAG gtcCTATCATGTGCTAAAGGTGAAGATTTGTGTACATTTAAAAGACTTTTCAGCTATCTGATTGAACTGGCTGAGAGTGACCTGAACTATGATCTTCGTGACCGAGCTCGGTTCTTTAAGAAACTTTTTTCACACAATTTTAGCTCTCAAGGGCTGGAGGAGCAAACAAATTCTCTTCCCCAAATGAAAGACCTTTCACATTTGCTTGCTGAATGCTTTTTTaggaaacaaacaaaagaagcTGCATCTGAACCAATTAATGACCGGTTTTATCTTCCTGGATCTCTTTCCCAAATAGTTCTTCATGCAGCTCCTGGGTATGAACCTCTTCCAAAACCCTGTAGTTTGCCCTGTGATGAGCTCAGTCActtctcaaactcaaataagGGAACAACTGCGTTAGGGGAGGAAGTCACATACAGTGATTCTAATGGGACTGATGATCCTAACACATCTGGATCTTTGGATGAGGAAAGTGCTTCAAACTATGATTCTCATCAGTCTTTAACTGGCTCAAGTGATCATGATGACAGTGATGATTCTGCCAGCGAAGGTGATTTCAACACTCATCCATTGATTCAGATTTCAGATGTTGGTAATGCTAGTAACAGTCAGAATGGAGCTTCTCAGTCTTACTCTACTGACTTGGGAGACTTGATGGTGAAGAAAGCTCTTGAATCATGGTTAGATGAGCATCCTGGTTCATCAAATCCAAGCACATCTGAAAAGAGTCAAGTCCGTAGATCGGCTGCAAGAATATCAATTGGAAATGTTGGGCGTCAGGTCAAAGCTAAAAGCTATACCCTCTTAGACCCAGCAAATGGAAATGGCATGAAGTTggattattcattttcttctgaaATTTCAACCATATCGCCTTCACTTGTATGTCTAGAGGTTTTCTTTCAGAACTGTTCTTCTGAGTCCATGTTGGCCATTAATTTGGTGGGCGATGAATCTAACAAAGCCTTTGATTCTGTTGACCAAGCATTGGCTATGGCTGAAAG TGATGTGCCAACAATAGTTCCTATGGAGGAGATTATCTCTCTGGAACCTGGTCAGATAACAAACAGGATTCTCCAGGTTCGCTTCCATCATCATCTATTGCCGCTGAAGTTGACATTAAGTTGTAATGGCAAGAAGATTCCCGTTAAGTTGCGGCCTGACATTGGATATTTCATAAAACCACTACCAATGGATATGGAAACCTTCATATACAAGGAATCTCGTCTCCCAGGAATGTTTGAGTATGCTAGGAG CTGCACGTTCATTGATCACATTAGAGTGCTGAGCGAGGACAAGGGCGAGGGTTTATTAGTGAAAGACAAATTTCTTGTACTATGTGAGAGCCTTGCATTGAAGATGCTCAGCAATGCAAATGTTGTTCTTGTATCTGTTGACATGCCAGTTTCTGCCAACCTTGATGATGCATCGGGTTTGCGCTTACGGTTCAGCAGTGAGATCTTGAGCAACTCAATTACTTGCTTGATTACCCTTGCTGTTGAAGGAAAATGTTCTGAACCACTGAATGTGTCTGTTAAAGTCAACTGTGAAGAAACTGTATTTGGCTTAAATCTGCTAAACAGAATTGTGAATTTTTTAGCTGAGCCTTCTGACCCCATGTAA